In the genome of Brachypodium distachyon strain Bd21 chromosome 3, Brachypodium_distachyon_v3.0, whole genome shotgun sequence, the window TGGCCGTATTGGTCGATCGATTATGCGCCCACACAAAAGTTCTCTTTCCTTAGGGGCACCTTCTCTGCGCATATAGGTCGTGGGAATAACACCTTGAGCATATTGCTTCTCTTGGTAATCAACCTAGAGCCAAAACAATGACAAACATGTTCGTTAGGGCAAAGCACCAAAATTAGCGTAAAACAAATGCACATAGGAGATGAATAGTGCTGCATTAAAAATGTGAAGACATGCATAATAAGTTTTTTCCTGTTGGCTTAAACTTAACCATATCATCCAATGAGTTaaattagtaaaaaaaacgaaaaatatGTACTGATGCAGTAAACCTGCCTGGGGTGGTCAGTAGGTCTCCAAACTCAATAACTGCACAATATAATTAACTGCTTGTGTaagtattattattttgtgaGAACTGCTTGTGTAATTTGCTGATATAATAAAATTTACTGCAACGTATCAGAAGCTGTAAGAAACAGCTCAATGTTTTTGTACCATCCCTCTGACCAAATTCAAGCATGATTATATTGGCAACTGGCATccgattaaatttgaataatctCTTagcaaaatactccctctgatcctaaattcttgactcaaatttgcccaaatatggatgtatctattcttaaaaagcgtctagatacatgtaatatttcgacaacaatttaggatcggagggagtaccaaatttGTAATTTAGCAGAAATGAACAGCATAATAACTAATGGTAAAATCTGGAAAAAGATCAGTCAGACAAATCAAATGCTGTAGCTGGAGAATAGTTAAAATTGCATCGAATGAATGTTTGTGTATGTTCACATTAAATTGCCACATAACTGGAAGCCTCTGAAATACATGTCACACAACAGTAGAGAAGACGATTCTTACTGTTAAAGGGAGGAAGTCCCGGACGGGGTCCGAGGACTtggaggcggcgacggtggaGAGGACGTGGGTGTCGTCCATGGAGATCACGACGGATCCGTTTGCGAAGCGCGCTATCTTCCCGGTCTCGAAGGCGATGAGGCGACCGCCAATCTCAAACTCCTCGCGGAAGCTCTCCAGCACCTtccgccccggcggcggcggggccgccAGCTGGGCGTCCTCGGCCACGTCAGAGAGGAatgccgcccgcgcgccgggGACAGCGAGCGGCGCTGCGAGACGGAGGCGGTGTTGGCGGCGCGCGAGGAAGCGGAGTGAGGCCACCGCCATCGACATGGTGGCGCGCGGGGACTGGGACTGGGAGAAGGCTGGAGCGGCAGGAAGGGGAACACAGGGTttgggtttagggtttaaGCGGCGAAGCGAAATGGTTGGGCCGCTCCGCCGTCTcggcttgggtgtgcgtgccGTCCAATTGTTTTACAGTAGGTCGTGGACCCACGTGTCAGCTGTCCAGATTTCAGTGCGATCTGCACCGTAGATGCAGCGATCGACGGCTCAGTACAGACGTATCGTGTCCAAATGAAAGCCCATTTCTCCCGCAGGCTCGCACTCAtcgcccgccaccgccgccgccggaaagAAGACCTCCGACACGAACCCTACCGCCTCCGATTCCCCTCGCTCCTTCCGTATGCCCTCCACCTCGCCCTCTCTTCTCCCGTCCGACCACTAATTTTTCCGTTTGGATTTGTGGGAACCAGCAGGAAGGGCTGTTGTTGCTAGAGGGGGACGATGCCGCTCGGCCTGATACTGAGCTCGATCGGGAGGTCGATGAGGCGGAAGCGGACGTCCTCGCTCAACATCCTCTCCTCCAAGAGGGCGCCCCGGGATTACTACAAGGGCAAGAACTGCAAGCCCACTGGGTTCCACACCCGCAAAGGTGACCCGTTGACAGAAGTTCTGATCTGAACCTAGTCGCCTTGTCTGTATTGCTCGTGCCCGCTGTCCGAAAATGCCTTTTCTTGTCACCTTATTCAATATGTATATTACATACAAGATGCAATACATGGTCTGTTTTGGGTGGGAAATTTAGAGTTTCTGAACCAGATGGTTAAAATAGTCTGACACTGACGGTCGTTCCCGGCAAACCATTAAACTGTGTACTTGAGAGTTTAGGTGCTTTAACTCCAAATAAGATGATAAGATTTAGTGTGTAGAAAAGGTAggggtgcaacatggtgagggtaccctttgaccctccttagttcaaacaaatgaactagtttttcaaaaagttgtgtcattttaaaattttagttcatttggttgaactaaggagggtcaaagggtaccctgagggtcacaattTTGCAGCTCTAAGAAAAGGTGCAAAATATTTCAATCTAGGCAATGTATAGTCGTTGCAGAGGTTCAAGGGGGCGAGTATTAACTCCATGGATCAGTGGCAACTAGTAAGTATGTCCAATTGTCCATGTATAGTGTTAGAAAGAAGATATAACTGATAGCAAATACCCCAATTCAATTCGGCAACTTCACCGTAGAAAACTATACATAGTTTTTCTGAAACTTGGAGTTTTAGAAAAATATAGATGCAGCCTTGCACTAAGAAATGTAACTATATGCATCAAACAATATATACCAATGATGATTGCTAGGTGATTGCGAACTAAACATTGCAGGATATGCAAAGGTATCATGCACCCATGGAATTGGCTTATACTTAGAACCCGGGTAGATCTCAAAACTTGGAGCTCTGTATGACTGTCCGTGTTCAGATGATAAATGTTGGTGTGAGCTAAAAGCCTAAACAAACTGAATGCTTCAAGTTTCTTTTTAAAGGAGAGGTCACATATGTATCTTGCCCTTTTTATCAAATCATAACATTGTCGAAATTATATCCGTACAGAGCTGCAGGTTTCTTGTCCCTGGCTTATTGTCTGTAGTTCTGATATACAGAGATGACATCTTCATCTGTTAGCATGTCATTCTCAGTTCAACCAAGTATTATGTATCTATTTTAGTTCATTGGTTGTACTAGATTAGTTTGATTATGTGTTACATACTTATATGTGAGTATGTAAGTGACAAGTGAAGAATTTTAATTCTGCGCATTTGGACATCGTTTTCAAAATGTTGATGTAATTTTGCAGGTGGGTATGTGATGGTGGATGCAAAGTTACCAAGATTTGTGGTCCCGGACTTGACTGATTTCAAGGTGACTTGTGTAAATAAATTGGtttaaatatttttcattCTTGAGTTAAGTACCAAAGTTGCCTATGTACTTTATCCCAATATCAACTTTCTGGGCGAAGATTTAGATATTTGAATATTTGCTCTTGTTCTGAGGAAAAGGAGCACTAAGATTAAAAAAAGGTGGTTCGCACTTGGTGGTACCTAACAAGCAGAAAAATCACGTACATATGTTTTGTAATTGCCTTAAGAATTGACGGAAACTAGTTGCCAGATCCTCACTTCATCAGAAAAAGGGGGGACACTAAGGGAAAGAGTTGAATGTTCCAAATCTACTAGGAGTACTAGCAATATTTAACCTAGGCCAGCGTAGAGGAACTGAAGGTAGACGATATCACCCAGGGGTGAAGCAATTATTGTTTATGAAACTTTTTCAAAACCCATGATAAATTGTTGTTTAGAACTGTTCTTTTTAGAGGTTGATCCCATTTGTCGGGAAATCAACTGTGTGTTTTCCTTGGCCTAGCCACCTGGCTCCGTTTGTCCAAGGGAATCATCTTAACTTGTGTTTCCATCGTCATTACAGACTTATAAATAATAATTTACTTGTTTAAATAACTGCAGTTGAAGCCATATGTGTCACAATGTGCCAGGGACGACCTCACAGCCTCCTCAACGTCCACGGCTTCAGCAGAATCTACTGGAAACAAAAACTGATATGTTTCCAGATGCTCTAGGCACTGCTTGTTCTTGTGGAACGCGAGACAGCTTTGTAGTTGTGTTTTCCATATGGTGTGCACATTCAGAACATGTAGCATCATCACTTCGCTGCATCTGAGTATTCAATATTGAGTTGGGCTTTTTTATGTAAGAGCAAACTTTATGTCTTAGCATAAATCATCAGAACTTTTTACAGTCGTTAAATGTACACTGTGTTCACAATATGTCTGTGATTGGTGTTCATTTCCTCAAGGAAGTGATGCTACGACGCTGATTGCTAACGGCAACACGATCCCTCTTTGCTaaatttcatttatttatttattggcAATGCTACGACGCACATTCAgaacatttatttatttatgtctGCGATTATATGGTGTTCATTTCCGTCAACTTATTTTACTGGAGTAAGAAATTTGGATGACGGCTACTTCCAGTAAAATAAGTTGGTAACTCAGTTGGCTTCCAGCACGATTCATGGAAACATGTGggatactctctccgtctcgtAAGCCTTTTTACATGATAATTATCATGAACATAGTTCTGCTGATTCGTCGATTCATTAGACTGGGTAAATAAGATCCATCATCCTGGAGCATGcaccgcaaaaaaaaaaagcgttACATGAGAGTTATTGTGCCCAGTTCTGCTAATACTTTTGATTAGTTAgatgggtaaaaaaaaagtccattATCCAATGATGTAAGGCACCTGCCTTTGTGTGCCTAACAAACGGGCCAGCCTGCTGTGGGACACATATGTCAGCTGCACAAAGAAAGGTGAATTAAGTCGACAATCCGTGTCGCATCCAATAAGCAAAGGGGTATGCACTGTAAAAATATCCACGGAAGTGTTTTGGGAGGCGAGGTAACTTGGATGAGATTCTTTGAAATCTTGTCGAGATGTAACTTATGTGCAAAATGGTTTGGGGTGAGTATATTGTAGCAGTTTGCCGCAGAAATTATATTTCTCATACACTGCTTGTAATGCACAGAAAGAGACATAAGACAGATCCAGTTGTCACCACAAACTTGAAAAAAGATGGAGATACCCTTATAAGATGATTTTCCTGCTGTCTGCCACTTGTGTGAATTGGTGACGAGACCTACGGGTCATTGATCATTTCTTTCACTTCACAATTTTCCAACACAACGAGTCattccccctcctccaccctcTCTTCGCACGGCCCTATCCTCCCATTTTCTTCTACAACCTCTGCCTTCCCAAAGTTTCTCGACTTTCTGCTCCCTACTAAATCCTTTGTGTTGCACATGAACATGATGGTGCTCACTGGCCAGGGTACAATAGTTGTTGAAGGGGAACGTGCTGCataatttaaaattttagcgGAAGTAGATTGTTGGTGTAATTAACCAATCCAACTCACCAACAATTGTAGCGGAAGTAGATTGTTGGTGCAGTGTGTCGCCGATTCCCACGGTTAGGTTATACCTCCCAGCCGCAAGAATATCTCTTGACTCTCCGCCAATCTAGGATTGACGTTGACGGTCCCTCCACAAGTACACAAGCGCCCCGAAGTAGATGCTTACCAGCACTTTATGGACCAACACAAAGATCTACTGAAAGAACTAGACGGGTGGAACTGATCTAGACTAGACGATCTAGATGGGATCAGAGAGAGGGCTCCGTcctagggttagggttggCATCTTCTAGTAGTGGAGTAGAACTCCTACTAGGGGGGT includes:
- the LOC100830849 gene encoding 39S ribosomal protein L41-A, mitochondrial, whose protein sequence is MPLGLILSSIGRSMRRKRTSSLNILSSKRAPRDYYKGKNCKPTGFHTRKGGYVMVDAKLPRFVVPDLTDFKLKPYVSQCARDDLTASSTSTASAESTGNKN